The following coding sequences lie in one Fimbriimonadaceae bacterium genomic window:
- a CDS encoding DUF1552 domain-containing protein: protein MPFGSDGETEDDNNVSYKSLPRRTFLKGIGTAMALPLLEKMLPLTAVAQSMPTQGAPMRMAFMFVPNGINMEHWVPPVDGALTQLPYTLEPLKGVKDNINVLTGLAQHKAHALGDGPGDHARSSAVWLTGVHPKKTAGSDINVGISADQVAAQAIGKETRFASLELGCERGAVAGDCDSGYSCAYSTSISWRSATTPNAKEVNPRLVFERLFGRGSADEQELSKQMRDRYRKSVLDFVLEDANRLSKQLGIRDQQKLDEYLTGVREIEERILKMERENPAAFIAGNRPSGIPSDYGEHIRLMGDMMILAFQADLTRISTFMFANEGSNRSYGLIGVKDGHHDISHHGKDPVKLESKKQIDRFHMVQLAYILERMKNTKELDGTLLDHSMVVYGGGISDGDRHNHDDLPILFAGSAKGTIRTGRHVRYQPTPMNNLFLSMLDKVGVRVETLGDSTGKLQGLF from the coding sequence ATGCCTTTCGGAAGCGACGGGGAGACGGAGGACGATAACAACGTGAGCTACAAATCACTACCAAGACGTACTTTCTTGAAGGGGATCGGCACGGCGATGGCCCTCCCGCTTTTGGAGAAGATGCTCCCATTGACGGCTGTCGCACAGTCAATGCCCACGCAAGGCGCGCCAATGCGCATGGCGTTCATGTTCGTCCCGAACGGTATCAATATGGAGCACTGGGTTCCCCCAGTCGATGGAGCGCTCACCCAGCTTCCCTACACGTTGGAACCGTTGAAGGGCGTTAAGGACAACATTAACGTTCTCACCGGTTTGGCACAGCACAAGGCGCATGCACTCGGCGATGGCCCAGGCGATCACGCTCGTTCTTCTGCAGTTTGGCTTACCGGCGTCCATCCCAAAAAGACGGCTGGTTCGGACATCAATGTCGGTATCTCGGCTGACCAAGTCGCCGCCCAAGCCATCGGAAAAGAGACCCGGTTTGCTTCGCTGGAGCTCGGCTGCGAGCGTGGAGCCGTCGCGGGCGATTGCGACTCGGGCTACAGTTGCGCCTATTCCACCAGCATCTCTTGGCGGAGCGCCACCACACCCAATGCAAAAGAGGTCAATCCCCGGCTCGTGTTCGAGCGACTATTTGGGCGGGGATCAGCCGACGAGCAGGAGCTCAGTAAGCAGATGCGCGACCGCTACCGGAAGAGCGTTCTCGATTTCGTGCTTGAAGATGCAAACCGACTGAGCAAGCAGCTTGGCATCCGCGATCAGCAAAAGCTTGACGAGTACCTCACCGGCGTGCGCGAAATCGAAGAGAGAATTCTCAAGATGGAAAGGGAGAACCCGGCCGCTTTCATCGCTGGGAATCGGCCATCTGGAATTCCGAGCGACTATGGCGAACACATTCGGCTGATGGGCGATATGATGATCCTTGCTTTTCAAGCCGATCTAACCCGAATCTCGACCTTCATGTTCGCCAACGAAGGCAGCAATCGCAGCTATGGGCTGATCGGCGTGAAGGATGGCCATCATGACATCTCCCACCACGGCAAGGACCCGGTGAAGTTAGAGTCGAAGAAGCAGATCGACCGTTTTCACATGGTTCAACTCGCCTACATTCTTGAGCGGATGAAGAATACGAAGGAGCTGGACGGCACCCTCTTGGACCACTCGATGGTGGTTTACGGTGGCGGAATCAGCGACGGCGACCGCCATAACCACGACGATCTCCCGATCCTCTTTGCCGGGTCGGCAAAGGGCACGATCCGCACCGGGCGACACGTCCGCTACCAACCAACACCGATGAACAACCTCTTCCTTTCCATGCTTGACAAGGTAGGGGTGAGGGTGGAGACACTCGGAGACAGCACAGGAAAACTGCAAGGCCTATTCTAA
- a CDS encoding phosphoglycerate kinase — MKTVRDIDVKGKRVLVRCDFNVPLEGGLITDDRRITEALPTIKHLLDSGAAVILCSHLGRPKGVSPEFSLLPVAKCLSELLDQRVPLLPDCVGPEVEEACRALRFGEAILLENVRFHPEEEQNAPAFAKQLASLADVYVNDAFGTAHRAHASTEGVAHILPGVAGFLIEKEVEYLGKALDSPKRPFVAIMGGAKVKDKIAVIESLLPKVDKLLIGGGMIFTFFKAQGFNIGNSLLDETSIDFAAELIKNHSDKIVLPVDVVIASELSPTAQTRTVKVADIPDGMIGADIGSDSQHLFATVVKMAGTVVWNGPMGVFEMEPFAAGTKAVAQALADSNAITIVGGGDSAAAIEKFGFADRVSHVSTGGGASLEFLEGKVLPGIAALTG, encoded by the coding sequence ATGAAGACTGTCCGAGACATCGACGTAAAGGGCAAAAGAGTGCTCGTCCGCTGTGACTTTAACGTGCCTTTAGAGGGTGGATTGATCACCGATGACCGCCGCATCACCGAAGCTCTACCAACGATAAAGCATCTGCTCGACAGCGGTGCCGCCGTCATTCTTTGCAGCCATCTCGGACGACCAAAGGGTGTTTCTCCGGAGTTCTCGCTGTTGCCGGTGGCAAAGTGCCTTAGCGAGCTACTCGACCAGCGCGTCCCGTTGCTGCCTGACTGCGTCGGTCCTGAAGTTGAGGAAGCATGTCGCGCGCTCCGATTCGGTGAGGCTATCCTGTTGGAGAATGTCCGTTTCCATCCCGAAGAGGAACAGAACGCCCCGGCATTCGCCAAACAGCTTGCCTCGCTCGCCGACGTTTACGTGAACGATGCTTTCGGCACAGCCCACCGAGCCCACGCTTCGACCGAGGGCGTTGCCCATATCCTTCCCGGCGTTGCCGGATTCCTGATCGAAAAAGAGGTGGAGTATCTCGGCAAGGCTTTGGACAGCCCGAAGCGCCCGTTTGTGGCGATCATGGGCGGGGCGAAGGTCAAGGACAAGATCGCCGTCATCGAAAGCCTGCTTCCAAAGGTCGACAAGCTCCTGATTGGTGGCGGAATGATCTTCACATTCTTCAAGGCTCAGGGGTTCAATATCGGCAATTCGCTCTTGGACGAAACCAGCATCGACTTCGCCGCAGAACTTATCAAGAACCATAGCGACAAGATCGTTCTTCCTGTGGATGTGGTCATCGCGTCTGAGCTGTCGCCAACGGCTCAGACGCGCACCGTCAAGGTGGCTGACATCCCAGACGGTATGATCGGTGCCGACATTGGGTCCGACTCTCAGCACCTCTTCGCAACGGTGGTCAAGATGGCGGGGACTGTGGTCTGGAACGGCCCAATGGGAGTTTTTGAGATGGAGCCGTTTGCCGCTGGCACGAAGGCGGTCGCCCAGGCCCTTGCCGACTCCAATGCGATCACGATCGTCGGTGGAGGCGATTCCGCGGCGGCGATTGAGAAGTTCGGATTCGCCGATCGTGTGAGCCACGTCAGTACAGGCGGGGGGGCAAGCCTTGAGTTTCTGGAAGGGAAGGTGCTTCCAGGCATTGCGGCGCTCACAGGCTGA
- a CDS encoding DUF1592 domain-containing protein, which translates to MTFPALKFFRHWPTGLLLLSATLFALQSPAQQKQPTAPTGPSFEKEIQPLITKLCVKCHTGATPAAGLNLASFKTEAQVLKGKDAWEKVSRNVSSGHMPPMGSAQPTKVERQKIVEYIDKLLSRDCVVRDPGRVTIRRLNRTEYNNTIRDLLGVPFTPADDFPADDVGYGFDNIADVLSISPLLMEKYLDAAEKITEKAIVVQPVQTRRYSGDELAASSGVNIVRETIAGMYSAGSVTADHDFKKAGTYKIKIVAFGDQAGPEPAKMAVKLGNQRLTVFDVKATPANPSTYELPLEMKAGKVKISAEFINDYYQPQDPDPKNRDRNLYVASLEIIGPIEDMKPIPESHRRLIFVQPTPGKEKEAATQILNRFASRAWRRPATTAEVERLTRFVDMTKRDGAPFEKGIQLAVQAVLVSPSFLFRLELDERPTDLKVQRTLNNYELASRLSYFLWSSMPDDELYKLAEQGKLSDPAVLEGQTLRMLKDPKARALADNFASQWLEIRKLNYLSPDAKLFPEFSEQLRKDMWQETLLFFDHIVRQDRPILEFLDSKYTFLNERLANLYGIAGVTGNQFRMVTLKDAKRGGVLTQASVLTITSNPTRTSPVKRGKWVLEQILGTPPPPPPPGVGNLSEERKKIEGKTIRQRLEQHRSDPACANCHKGMDTLGFGLENFNAIGQWRTSDEGMKIDSAGAMPDGAKFKGPTDLKVYLLAKKPQFVRAFGEKMLIYALGRGLTSADKCHIDEIAKAAEGGNYRMSTVILAVVKSDAFRKRRGDGGR; encoded by the coding sequence ATGACATTTCCCGCGCTCAAGTTTTTCCGACACTGGCCCACAGGTCTGCTGCTTCTCTCCGCCACTCTGTTCGCCCTACAGTCACCAGCTCAACAAAAGCAACCGACAGCCCCGACAGGTCCTTCCTTCGAAAAGGAGATCCAACCGCTTATCACCAAGCTCTGCGTGAAGTGTCATACGGGGGCCACGCCAGCCGCGGGTCTAAACCTTGCGAGTTTCAAAACAGAAGCTCAAGTACTCAAAGGCAAAGATGCTTGGGAGAAGGTCAGCCGCAATGTCAGCTCCGGTCATATGCCGCCGATGGGCTCTGCCCAACCCACCAAGGTCGAACGCCAAAAGATCGTCGAATACATCGACAAGCTCCTGTCTCGCGATTGCGTGGTACGCGATCCGGGCCGGGTCACGATCCGACGCCTCAATCGCACCGAATACAACAACACCATCCGCGACTTGCTTGGAGTTCCGTTCACGCCCGCTGACGACTTCCCTGCCGACGACGTCGGCTACGGCTTCGACAACATCGCCGATGTCCTTTCTATTTCCCCGCTCCTGATGGAGAAGTACTTAGACGCGGCGGAGAAGATCACCGAGAAGGCGATTGTCGTTCAGCCCGTCCAAACTCGACGCTATTCGGGCGATGAGTTGGCAGCCTCCAGCGGCGTGAACATCGTCCGCGAAACCATTGCCGGGATGTATTCAGCTGGTTCGGTGACGGCGGATCACGACTTTAAGAAAGCGGGCACGTACAAGATCAAGATCGTGGCGTTTGGAGACCAGGCCGGACCAGAGCCTGCAAAGATGGCGGTCAAACTGGGCAATCAACGCCTGACGGTTTTCGACGTTAAGGCCACTCCCGCTAATCCCTCAACCTATGAATTGCCGCTTGAAATGAAGGCCGGGAAGGTCAAGATTTCTGCGGAGTTCATCAACGACTATTACCAGCCGCAGGACCCCGACCCCAAGAACCGGGATCGAAACCTCTATGTGGCGTCTTTGGAGATCATTGGCCCCATTGAGGACATGAAGCCGATCCCCGAAAGCCACCGACGGCTCATCTTTGTGCAGCCCACTCCCGGCAAGGAGAAAGAAGCCGCAACTCAGATACTCAACCGTTTCGCGTCTCGAGCCTGGCGAAGACCGGCGACAACAGCAGAGGTTGAACGACTGACCCGATTTGTCGATATGACGAAGCGTGATGGAGCGCCGTTCGAGAAAGGCATTCAGCTCGCGGTGCAGGCTGTCTTGGTTTCACCAAGCTTCCTCTTTCGATTAGAGCTTGACGAACGTCCAACCGACTTGAAAGTGCAGCGCACACTTAATAACTATGAGCTTGCATCCCGACTGAGCTACTTCCTGTGGAGTTCGATGCCCGACGACGAACTGTACAAACTGGCCGAACAGGGCAAACTCTCCGACCCGGCGGTCCTTGAAGGCCAAACTCTGCGTATGCTGAAAGACCCCAAGGCAAGGGCGCTGGCGGACAATTTTGCGTCTCAGTGGCTGGAAATTCGCAAGCTCAACTACCTTTCTCCCGACGCCAAGCTCTTCCCCGAATTCTCCGAACAGCTCCGCAAAGATATGTGGCAAGAAACGCTGCTTTTCTTCGATCATATCGTGCGGCAGGATAGGCCGATTCTGGAATTCCTGGACTCAAAGTACACCTTCCTCAACGAGCGACTCGCCAATCTCTATGGTATTGCTGGCGTCACTGGCAACCAATTCAGGATGGTCACACTCAAAGACGCCAAGCGAGGAGGTGTCCTGACCCAAGCAAGTGTCCTGACTATCACCTCCAACCCGACCCGAACCTCGCCCGTGAAGCGTGGAAAGTGGGTTTTGGAGCAGATTTTGGGGACACCGCCCCCTCCGCCGCCACCTGGTGTGGGCAACCTTTCTGAAGAACGCAAGAAGATCGAGGGCAAAACGATCCGACAGCGTCTTGAGCAGCATCGTTCTGATCCCGCCTGCGCAAATTGTCATAAGGGGATGGACACGCTGGGCTTTGGTCTTGAGAATTTCAATGCAATCGGACAATGGCGAACGTCTGATGAAGGAATGAAGATCGATTCGGCAGGAGCGATGCCCGATGGAGCCAAGTTCAAGGGCCCTACCGATCTCAAGGTTTACCTGCTTGCCAAGAAGCCACAGTTTGTGCGGGCGTTCGGTGAGAAAATGCTGATCTACGCCCTGGGCAGAGGATTGACAAGCGCGGACAAGTGCCATATCGACGAAATCGCTAAGGCCGCAGAGGGTGGCAATTATCGCATGAGTACGGTTATTCTGGCAGTCGTCAAGAGTGATGCCTTTCGGAAGCGACGGGGAGACGGAGGACGATAA